One stretch of Punica granatum isolate Tunisia-2019 chromosome 5, ASM765513v2, whole genome shotgun sequence DNA includes these proteins:
- the LOC116206990 gene encoding protein TIFY 5A-like, whose amino-acid sequence MERNRTLDLSLFTSNTSPSSGRCYQNLSRDDPWHVYQQQITIFHNGRACSFDLTELQARAILLLASRGMGGTTTTNKTRHLEAATVPLKEGSRLYGPLAGLSMKKSLQSFLHERKRRAKASSPYGQ is encoded by the exons ATGGAGAGGAACCGTACCCTCGATCTCAGTCTCTTCACTTCCAACACCTCTCCCTCCTCTGGCAGATGCTATCAGAACTTATCCAG GGATGATCCGTGGCATGTATATCAGCAGCAGATAACCATTTTTCATAACGGACGAGCTTGTTCTTTCGATTTAACAGAACTTCAG GCAAGAGCCATTTTATTACTTGCGAGTCGGGGGATGGGAGGCACAACGACAACTAACAAAACGCGTCATCTGGAAGCTGCAACGGTCCCCTTAAAGGAAGGGAGTCGATTATATGGCCCTCTGGCAGGTCTCTCGATGAAGAAATCTCTTCAAAGTTTCCTCCAcgagaggaagagaagggcAAAAGCTTCTTCTCCGTACGGCCAATAA
- the LOC116207970 gene encoding UDP-glycosyltransferase 75C1-like yields MKNQHFLIISCAGQGHINPSLQLAKHLIHSGARVTFITTARGLDAMKSRISLDGLSYASFSDRFDDGDRPAEGKAGDSPMLEMRLAGSRSLGDLITSLLSDGPITCLIYTVLLPWAAEVARRFHIPSVFLSIQSATTFAIYRRFFDSRNGLCSNGDYSQSIESIMLHDQLPPFESHDLPSFLLPDNPHSAVIPTFHEHIQILEDDPNACVLLNSFHALEEHTIDAADDISLIPIGPLLPSAYIEGTKSCTDVDFGCDLFNCSRRDYIQWLDAKSNSSVVYASFGSMVVLNEDQIGEIFQGLLETNRPFLLVIRPNDNAEGTIANKMKGYLDGQEQGLIVPWCSQVEVLNHPAVGCFVTHCGWNSTLESLAMCVPIVACPHFSDQLTNAKMVDEVWKNGIRVRARDGGGLVEREEIRRCVEVVMGDGERGEEIRRNALKWKGLAMEAVKEEGGPSHHNLRVFMDRFK; encoded by the coding sequence ATGAAGAACCAGCACTTTCTGATCATTTCATGTGCCGGGCAGGGCCACATAAACCCGAGCCTCCAGCTCGCCAAGCACCTCATCCACAGCGGCGCTCGAGTCACCTTCATCACCACTGCCCGGGGCCTCGACGCCATGAAATCCCGGATCTCACTCGACGGCTTATCATATGCATCTTTCTCTGACAGGTTCGACGACGGCGACAGACCTGCCGAGGGAAAAGCTGGGGACAGCCCAATGCTGGAGATGAGGTTGGCGGGGTCGAGATCGCTTGGGGATCTGATCACGAGCTTGCTCTCGGACGGTCCGATCACATGCCTAATCTACACTGTCCTCCTTCCCTGGGCGGCGGAGGTGGCCCGTCGGTTTCATATCCCGTCGGTTTTTCTCTCCATCCAGTCTGCTACAACATTCGCCATATATCGACGCTTCTTTGACAGTCGAAACGGTTTGTGCAGCAATGGTGACTATAGTCAATCTATAGAGTCGATTATGTTGCATGATCAGTTGCCTCCTTTTGAGAGCCATGACTTGCCATCATTTCTGTTACCTGACAATCCACACTCCGCCGTGATACCTACCTTTCACGAGCACATCCAGATCTTAGAAGACGATCCTAATGCATGTGTTCTATTGAACTCATTCCATGCCCTGGAGGAGCACACGATTGATGCTGCTGATGACATAAGTTTGATCCCAATAGGTCCCCTGCTTCCGTCTGCTTATATAGAGGGTACGAAGTCATGCACAGATGTGGATTTCGGCTGCGACTTGTTCAACTGCTCTAGACGGGATTATATCCAATGGCTGGACGCTAAGTCAAATTCCTCCGTGGTCTATGCATCCTTCGGAAGCATGGTCGTTTTAAATGAAGATCAGATAGGAGAGATCTTCCAAGGTTTACTCGAGACGAATCGACCATTCTTGTTAGTGATTCGGCCAAATGATAATGCCGAAGGAACCATTGCTAATAAGATGAAGGGTTATCTTGACGGTCAAGAGCAAGGACTGATAGTGCCTTGGTGTTCACAAGTGGAGGTTCTCAACCACCCCGCAGTCGGGTGCTTCGTGACTCACTGCGGATGGAACTCGACCCTCGAGAGCCTGGCGATGTGCGTGCCTATCGTGGCATGCCCGCACTTCTCGGATCAGCTAACGAACGCGAAGATGGTGGATGAGGTGTGGAAGAATGGGATTAGGGTCAGGGCAAGAGATGGAGGAGGGCTGGTGGAGAGGGAAGAGATAAGGAGGTGTGTGGAAGTAGTAATGGGagatggagagagaggagaagagaTCCGAAGAAATGCTTTGAAGTGGAAAGGTTTGGCCATGGAAGCTGTGAAGGAGGAAGGAGGACCTTCACATCATAATTTAAGAGTTTTCATGGATAGATTTAAATAA
- the LOC116208191 gene encoding DNA-binding protein HEXBP-like: MNNKRTLSAEDDDDDFLSEVAAAAEAHALSHSKRFRTTSAPAAPAASKEGKPQPQEGAYLAALRADDALRPWQPQQQQYRNFSSLPSTVKVVAADGSDGACFKCGKPGHWARDCDSAGAAGGGGGGIARSEASEPEKACPCGVGNCVVLTANTEKNRGRRFYKCPLKEENGGCGFFQWCDSASGMNNTTTASYNSSFTSSYPNLSCPCGAGFCLILTAKTGNNAGQQFYRCPANQENSCGFFKWCNDQTSVAAARPSTANNNSYGSNFNNTNSRSYGTNGGSSCYKCGKEGHWAKDYSLSTDVSSGPTRPAASKVYSSNFNNTNIRSHGTTGGSSCFKCGKEGHWAKDCLDSADVSTGPNRNPSSSGSCYKCGNPGHWARDCPM, from the exons ATGAACAACAAGAGAACGCTGTCCGCCGAAGACGACGACGATGACTTCCTCTCCGAGGTAGCAGCTGCGGCAGAAGCCCATGCCCTCTCCCACTCCAAGCGCTTCAGAACCACCTCCGCTCCGGCTGCCCCCGCCGCCTCCAAGGAAGGGAAGCCGCAGCCCCAGGAGGGAGCGTACCTCGCTGCTCTCAGAGCAGACGACGCCCTTCGTCCGTGGCAGCCACAGCAGCAGCAGTATAGGAATTTCAGCTCCCTCCCGAGTACGGTCAAGGTCGTAGCGGCAGACGGTAGCGATGGTGCGTGCTTCAAGTGTGGGAAACCGGGCCACTGGGCGAGGGATTGTGACTCTGCTGGGGCtgcaggaggaggaggcgggGGAATCGCTCGATCTGAGGCGTCCGAGCCCGAGAAGGCGTGTCCCTGTGGAGTGGGCAACTGCGTTGTCCTCACGGCTAATACCGAGAAGAACAGAGGACGAAGGTTCTATAAGTGCCCTCTCAAAGAG GAAAATGGGGGATGCGGTTTCTTTCAGTGGTGTGACAGTGCTTCTGGAATGAACAACACGACTACCGCAAGTTACAACAGCAGCTTCACTTCTTCATATCCGAATCTGTCTTGTCCATGTGGTGCTGGATTTTGCCTGATTTTGACAGCAAAAACCGGGAACAATGCCGGACAGCAGTTCTATCGTTGTCCTGCGAACCAG GAAAATTCCTGTGGTTTCTTTAAGTGGTGCAATGACCAGACATCTGTAGCTGCTGCTCGTCCATCGACTGCAAATAATAACAGCTATGGCAGCAACTTCAACAACACAAACAGCAGAAGCTATGGCACGAATGGTGGTTCATCCTGCTATAAATGTGGCAAGGAAGGGCATTGGGCGAAGGATTACTCTCTTTCAACTGATGTTTCTTCTGGTCCAACTagaccagcagcaagcaaggTCTACAGCAGCAACTTCAACAACACAAACATCAGAAGCCATGGCACAACTGGCGGTTCATCCTGCTTCAAATGTGGCAAGGAAGGACATTGGGCGAAAGACTGCTTGGATTCAGCTGATGTTTCTACTGGTCCAAATAGAAACCCGTCTTCGTCAGGATCATGTTATAAGTGCGGGAACCCAGGCCACTGGGCAAGAGATTGTCCAATGTGA
- the LOC116209398 gene encoding carnosine N-methyltransferase-like, producing MEAYRETEEEDEERRRQRKLEEALEVKSLRRIISAYLNYPDAADEDVRRWERSYRKLPPAHKAVLSHYPQKFRKLRQCIAANSYFIFSMLQAFEPPLDMSQDVDITEHEHHDMPHDHQFSSERNICCAQTASTSGNAGSCECTEPVHRDENDSIHTSTKRMTSSQEEKRENVSEAGNSSSEAEPYKERCKHNSNEVAESNGNGPSSPGDWLSPSLQLDVPLVDVDKVRCIIRNIVRDWAAEGKKERDECYKPILEELDALFPNRSEESPPACLVPGAGLGRLALEISSMGFISQGNEFSYYMMICSNFVLNHTQTAEEWTIHPWIHSNCNSLSESDQLHPVSIPDIHPASAGITEGFSMCGGDFVEVYSEPSQLGAWDVVVTCFFIDTAHNIIEYIEIISRILKDGGVWINLGPLLYHFADMHGQEDDMSIELSLEDVKRVALHYGFVLEKEKTIETTYTTNPRSMMQNRYFAAFWTMRKKPVEMNHSAS from the exons atggaagcGTATCGAGAGACGGAGGAAGAGGACGAGGAACGGCGCCGCCAGAGGAAGCTCGAGGAGGCTCTCGAAGTCAAGTCGCTTCGCCGCATCATCAGTGCCTATCTCAA TTATCCTGATGCTGCTGATGAGGATGTGAGGCGATGGGAAAGGTCTTACAGAAAGCTCCCACCTGCTCACAAG GCAGTACTGTCGCACTATCCTCAGAAGTTTCGTAAATTGAGACA GTGTATTGCCGCGAACTCATACTTCATCTTTAGCATGCTTCAG GCATTTGAACCACCACTGGATATGAGCCAGGATGTTGACATTACAGAGCATGAACACCATGATATGCCACATGACCACCAGTTTTCATCTGAGAGGAATATTTGCTGTGCTCAGACTGCTTCAACAAGTGGAAATGCGGGTTCATGTGAATGCACTGAACCAGTTCATAGGGATGAGAACGATTCAATTCACACTTCAACCAAAAGAATGACTAGTTCTCAG gaggaaaagagagagaatgtaTCTGAAGCGGGGAATTCTTCTTCAGAGGCAGAACCCTACAAAGAAAGATGCAAACATAACAGTAATGAAGTTGCCGAATCAAATGGAAAT GGTCCTTCATCGCCTGGCGACTGGTTGTCTCCTTCATTGCAATTGGATGTTCCATTGGTTGACGTTGACAAG GTCCGTTGTATTATAAGGAACATAGTTAGAGATTGGGCAGCTGAG GGCAAGAAAGAACGTGATGAATGCTATAAGCCTATTCTTGAGGAGCTTgatgcactcttccctaacCGCTCTGAGGAAAG CCCTCCTGCCTGTTTAGTTCCTGGGGCGGGTCTTGGGAGGCTAGCTTTAGAGATATCGTCTATGG GTTTTATTAGTCAGGGAAATGAATTTTCATACTACATGATGATCTGCTCGAATTTTGTCCTCAATCA TACTCAAACTGCTGAAGAGTGGACAATCCACCCCTGGATCCACAGCAATTGCAATTCACTTTCTGAGAGTGATCAGCTTCATCCTGTCTCAATTCCAGATATTCATCCAGCGAG TGCAGGGATTACGGAAGGGTTCTCTATGTGTGGTGGCGACTTTGTCGAGGTCTATAGTGAACCAAGCCAATTAG GAGCTTGGGATGTAGTGGTGACCTGTTTTTTCATCGACACTGCCCACAACATCATTGAGTACATCGAAATCATATCAAGAATTCTCAAAGATGGGGGA GTTTGGATAAATTTGGGTCCCCTTCTTTATCACTTTGCTGACATGCATGGCCAAGAAGAT GACATGTCCATCGAATTGAGTTTGGAGGATGTGAAGAGGGTCGCTCTGCATTATGGTTTTGTGCTTGAG AAAGAGAAGACCATTGAGACTACTTACACAACCAATCCGAGGTCCATGATGCAG AACCGATATTTTGCGGCTTTTTGGACAATGAGAAAGAAGCCAGTAGAAATGAATCATTCTGCATCCTAA
- the LOC116207971 gene encoding UDP-glycosyltransferase 75C1-like → MYRHEIVRTVKKPKLSKHKDQIYTVLLPWAAEVARRFHIPSAFLSIQSATTFAIYRCFFDSRNGLCSNGDYSQSIESIILHDELPPLRAMTCHHFFLNCSRRDYIQWLDAKSNSSVVYASFGSMVVLNEDQIGEIFQGLLETNRPFLLVIRPNDNAEGIIANKMKGYLDGQEQGLIVPWCSQVEVLNHPTVGCFVTHCGWNSTLESLAMCVPIVACPHFSDQLTNAKMVDVVWKNGIMVRARDGGGLVERKEIRRCVEVVMGDGERGEEIRRNALKWKGLAMEAVKEEGGPSHHDLRVFMDRFK, encoded by the exons ATGTACAGGCATGAGATTGTGAGAACTGTGAAGAAA CCCAAACTAAGCAAACATAAAGATCAGATCTACACTGTCCTCCTTCCCTGGGCGGCAGAGGTGGCCCGTCGGTTTCATATCCCGTCGGCTTTTCTCTCCATCCAGTCTGCTACAACATTCGCTATATATCGATGCTTCTTTGACAGTCGAAACGGTTTGTGCAGCAATGGTGACTATAGTCAATCTATAGAGTCGATTATATTGCATGATGAGTTGCCTCCTTTGAGAGCCATGACTTGCCATCATTTCT TTCTCAACTGCTCTAGACGGGATTATATCCAATGGCTGGACGCTAAGTCAAATTCCTCCGTGGTCTATGCATCCTTCGGAAGCATGGTCGTTTTAAATGAAGATCAGATAGGAGAGATCTTCCAAGGTTTACTCGAGACGAATCGACCATTCCTGTTAGTGATTCGGCCAAATGATAATGCCGAAGGAATCATTGCTAATAAGATGAAGGGTTATCTTGACGGTCAAGAACAAGGACTGATAGTGCCTTGGTGTTCACAAGTGGAGGTTCTCAACCACCCCACAGTCGGGTGCTTCGTGACTCATTGCGGATGGAACTCGACCCTCGAGAGCCTGGCGATGTGCGTGCCTATCGTGGCATGCCCGCACTTCTCGGATCAGCTAACGAACGCGAAGATGGTGGATGTGGTGTGGAAGAATGGAATTATGGTCAGGGCAAGAGATGGAGGAGGGCTGGTGGAGAGGAAAGAGATAAGGAGGTGTGTGGAAGTAGTCATGGGagatggagagagaggagaagagaTCCGAAGAAATGCTTTGAAGTGGAAAGGTTTGGCCATGGAAGCTGTGAAGGAGGAAGGAGGACCTTCACATCATGATTTAAGAGTTTTCATGGATAGATTTAAATAA